In the Candidatus Deferrimicrobium sp. genome, ACCACCGCGAGCACCTCGTCGGCCGGCTGGAGGGTCAGGTCGGCGGCGGGGTGAAGCATTTCCCCCTTCCGCAGGACCGCCACCAGGACGCACGCCTCCGGGAGCTTCAGATCCCGCACCGCCTTGCCAGAGGCGGCCGCCTCCGGGTGGACCTTCTCTTCCACCAGGGAGAACATCCCCTTGCGAAGCTTCAGGAGCGTCATCATATCCCCGAGGGACATCTCCTCGACGATGAGATGCCCCAGCAGGTCGGCCTGGTTGAGCGCTATGTCCACCCCCATCTCGGGGGTGAACATCCAGGCGTTCCTCGGATTCTTGACGCGGGCGATCGTCCGCGGGACGTGGAACTCGAACCGGGCCAGGCTTGTCACCACGAGATTTGTCTCGTCGGCGCCGGTCACGGCCGCCACCACGTTCGCATGGCGGATCCCGGCGGCCTC is a window encoding:
- a CDS encoding TrkA family potassium uptake protein, with amino-acid sequence MAMNVIVVGGGRVGSYLAALLLSTGHKVKLVEVFPGEMLTLRRDLPPGVILAGDGTDPAVLEAAGIRHANVVAAVTGADETNLVVTSLARFEFHVPRTIARVKNPRNAWMFTPEMGVDIALNQADLLGHLIVEEMSLGDMMTLLKLRKGMFSLVEEKVHPEAAASGKAVRDLKLPEACVLVAVLRKGEMLHPAADLTLQPADEVLAVVHATQAGKLAALLGPRKG